Proteins encoded within one genomic window of Deinococcus metallilatus:
- the rpe gene encoding ribulose-phosphate 3-epimerase: MSVRLFPSLLAADFAFLGDAIREAEAGGVDGFHLDVMDGQFVPNLNFGPRTVEACRRVTTRPLEAHLMIVRPERFVPDFVQAGANRVIIHAEATPHLHRAVGLIRELGAQAGVSVNPGTPLQVLRPVLADLDLALVMSVNPGFGGQRFLPGSLERVRTVRRWLEEAGRGAELEVDGGITPATAPGMVTAGATVLVAGSAVFGGNVQRNLNALRAALDAAATEEFP; the protein is encoded by the coding sequence GTGAGCGTCCGCCTCTTTCCCAGCCTGCTCGCGGCCGACTTCGCCTTCCTGGGGGACGCCATCCGGGAAGCCGAGGCCGGTGGGGTGGACGGCTTTCACCTCGACGTGATGGACGGGCAGTTCGTCCCCAACCTCAACTTCGGTCCCCGGACGGTGGAGGCGTGCCGCCGGGTGACGACCCGGCCGCTCGAAGCGCACCTGATGATCGTGCGGCCGGAGCGCTTCGTGCCGGACTTCGTTCAGGCGGGGGCGAACCGGGTCATCATCCACGCCGAGGCCACGCCCCACCTGCACCGGGCGGTCGGCCTGATTCGTGAACTGGGCGCGCAGGCGGGCGTCTCTGTGAATCCGGGCACCCCGCTGCAGGTGCTGCGGCCCGTCCTCGCTGACCTCGACCTGGCGCTGGTGATGAGCGTGAATCCCGGCTTTGGCGGGCAGCGGTTTCTTCCCGGAAGCCTGGAGCGGGTTCGCACGGTGCGCCGCTGGTTGGAGGAGGCGGGCCGCGGGGCGGAACTGGAGGTGGACGGTGGAATCACGCCCGCCACCGCGCCGGGCATGGTCACGGCGGGGGCGACCGTTCTGGTGGCGGGGAGCGCGGTGTTTGGGGGGAACGTGCAGCGTAACCTGAACGCGTTGCGGGCCGCCCTGGACGCGGCGGCAACTGAGGAGTTCCCATGA